Proteins co-encoded in one Dethiobacter alkaliphilus AHT 1 genomic window:
- a CDS encoding CoB--CoM heterodisulfide reductase iron-sulfur subunit A family protein: MKRIGVFICWCGSNIAATVDIDKTVAAARTMPGVVHADHNKYTCSEMGQDMIKDAIKEHKLDRVVIGSCSPRMHENTFRKTVEAAGLNPFYMEIANIREQCSWVHKDKETSTDKAISLVRTAVAKAARNEALHADEMPVEKRALVIGGGIAGIQAALDIAESGFEVDLVEREPSIGGRMAQLDKTFPTLDCSACILTPKMVDAAQHEKINLITYSEVDKVEGFVGNFDVTIRNKARSVDMNKCTGCGDCMAKCPAKVESEFEEGLAQRRAIYTPFAQAVPNKPALDRANCRWFTSGKCKVCQKICPADAIDYDQEDQLVTNKYGAIVVSTGFDTHSLDNYGEYAYGKHPDVITSLEMERLFNASGPTGGKILRPSNGEPPKNVAFIQCVGSRDREKGNPYCAKVCCMYTAKHAILLSEKVPGAKAHVFYIDVRTPGKDYEEFYNRAYEEYGTSYIKGNVSKVFPDGDKLIVRSVDALSGALVELVVDMVVLATSVDARSDAKELGQKLSITTNAHNFFNEAHPKLRPVDTQTAGVFLAGMCQGPKDIPETVAQASAAAVKVASLLNKDNLMSNPTVAEVNLKYCNGDMSCMAVCPYGAISEKVIEERRGRETVKRKIAEVNTALCQGCGACTVACRPGAINLKGFTNEQILAEVDAICL; this comes from the coding sequence GTGAAGAGGATTGGCGTTTTTATCTGCTGGTGCGGCTCAAACATCGCCGCCACAGTAGATATTGATAAAACGGTCGCTGCGGCAAGAACCATGCCCGGTGTCGTGCATGCCGACCACAACAAATATACCTGTTCTGAAATGGGACAGGACATGATTAAAGATGCTATCAAGGAACACAAGCTTGACCGTGTGGTAATCGGTTCCTGCTCACCGCGGATGCATGAAAACACATTCCGCAAGACGGTGGAAGCTGCCGGGCTGAACCCGTTCTACATGGAAATCGCAAACATTCGGGAGCAGTGCTCCTGGGTTCATAAAGACAAAGAAACCTCAACGGATAAAGCCATTTCCCTGGTGCGTACCGCGGTGGCCAAAGCGGCCAGAAACGAAGCACTCCATGCCGATGAAATGCCTGTTGAGAAGCGGGCACTGGTAATCGGCGGCGGTATTGCCGGTATTCAGGCAGCCCTTGATATTGCCGAGAGTGGTTTTGAAGTGGACTTGGTGGAGCGTGAGCCCAGCATTGGCGGCCGTATGGCCCAGCTGGACAAAACATTCCCCACCCTGGACTGCTCGGCCTGTATTCTCACCCCGAAAATGGTGGATGCGGCCCAGCATGAAAAGATTAACCTGATCACTTATTCCGAAGTGGACAAAGTGGAAGGTTTTGTGGGTAACTTCGACGTAACAATCCGCAACAAGGCCCGCAGTGTGGATATGAACAAGTGCACAGGCTGCGGAGACTGCATGGCCAAGTGTCCGGCCAAGGTGGAGAGTGAGTTTGAAGAGGGCCTGGCCCAGCGTCGCGCCATCTATACACCCTTTGCCCAGGCGGTGCCCAATAAGCCGGCCCTGGACCGTGCCAACTGTCGTTGGTTTACTTCCGGCAAGTGTAAGGTGTGCCAGAAGATATGTCCCGCCGATGCCATTGATTACGATCAGGAAGATCAGTTAGTTACTAATAAGTACGGTGCCATTGTGGTGTCCACCGGCTTTGATACCCACAGTCTGGATAATTACGGCGAATACGCCTACGGTAAGCATCCTGATGTTATCACCAGTCTGGAAATGGAGCGCCTGTTTAATGCTTCCGGCCCCACCGGCGGCAAGATTTTACGGCCTTCAAATGGCGAGCCGCCCAAGAACGTGGCTTTCATTCAGTGTGTGGGTTCCCGTGACCGTGAAAAGGGTAATCCCTACTGTGCCAAGGTTTGCTGTATGTATACCGCCAAGCATGCCATTTTGCTCAGCGAAAAAGTGCCCGGCGCCAAAGCACATGTCTTCTACATCGATGTGCGCACACCGGGTAAGGATTATGAAGAGTTTTATAATCGTGCTTATGAAGAGTATGGTACCAGCTATATCAAGGGGAATGTTTCCAAAGTGTTCCCAGACGGCGACAAACTGATTGTCAGAAGTGTGGATGCACTAAGCGGTGCTTTGGTTGAGTTGGTTGTGGACATGGTGGTTCTGGCCACCTCCGTTGATGCCCGCTCCGATGCCAAAGAATTGGGCCAGAAACTCTCCATCACCACCAATGCCCATAACTTCTTTAATGAAGCGCACCCCAAACTGCGTCCTGTGGATACCCAGACCGCCGGCGTATTTTTGGCCGGTATGTGTCAGGGTCCCAAAGATATCCCGGAAACTGTAGCTCAGGCATCTGCCGCCGCAGTAAAAGTCGCTTCTCTGCTCAATAAGGATAACCTGATGAGTAACCCCACAGTGGCTGAGGTTAATCTCAAGTACTGCAACGGCGACATGTCATGTATGGCAGTTTGCCCCTATGGCGCCATATCAGAAAAAGTCATTGAAGAGCGCCGTGGCCGGGAAACGGTTAAGCGCAAGATAGCAGAAGTGAACACCGCCCTCTGTCAGGGTTGCGGTGCCTGTACTGTGGCCTGCCGCCCCGGTGCCATTAACTTAAAAGGCTTCACCAATGAACAGATCTTAGCGGAGGTGGATGCAATATGTCTGTAA
- a CDS encoding hydrogenase iron-sulfur subunit — translation MSVNEKEHTPLIVAFCCNWCSYAGADLAGTSRMSYPTNVRIVRVPCSSRVNPSFIIRAFQRGADGVLVAGCHPGDCHYHSGNFFTRRRFTVLKRTLEFLGIEPERFQVRWISGSEGAKFATVMNNVTEEIKNLGPNRKLRDVR, via the coding sequence ATGTCTGTAAACGAAAAGGAGCATACGCCCTTAATCGTGGCCTTCTGCTGTAACTGGTGCAGCTACGCCGGCGCCGATTTGGCCGGTACCAGCCGTATGAGTTACCCCACCAACGTCCGGATTGTCCGCGTACCCTGTTCCAGTCGTGTGAACCCCAGCTTCATTATCCGCGCCTTCCAGCGCGGAGCCGACGGTGTACTGGTGGCCGGTTGCCATCCCGGCGACTGCCATTACCACAGCGGCAACTTTTTCACACGCCGCCGCTTCACGGTACTGAAGCGGACGCTGGAGTTTTTGGGCATTGAGCCCGAGCGCTTCCAGGTGCGCTGGATTTCCGGTTCGGAAGGAGCGAAGTTCGCCACTGTGATGAATAATGTCACGGAGGAGATCAAAAATCTCGGTCCGAACAGAAAGTTGAGGGATGTCCGGTGA
- a CDS encoding 4Fe-4S dicluster domain-containing protein, with translation MSEYTKKVQQIAKDALEKQEVTAVLGWRKKDFWWQSPVAFIESPDDVEQLVWDPFSVYNPVKFLLDLEEDNCHEKVGIFVKGCDSRGINRLLQDRRLERDSVVVFGVPCSGKADADKVRSNFPSKKIKEVTFDGEELVINVDGKEERVPAEEYLLDKCLTCRHPNPVVHDKLAWEEVPVREGVDEIRFSRVENVEKQELEDRYEYWTRQFDRCIRCFACRNTCPACNCRTCVFDQAEPRWIGKASDMADTLNYHIIRAFHVAGRCYECGECERICPAGIPLQELNRKLIKDLDEFFGEYEAGLDPEDNPPLGTYRGEDPAGFDES, from the coding sequence GTGAGTGAATATACAAAAAAAGTTCAGCAAATAGCAAAGGATGCCCTGGAGAAGCAGGAAGTAACCGCAGTTCTGGGCTGGCGCAAGAAAGATTTCTGGTGGCAGTCTCCGGTGGCTTTCATTGAGAGTCCCGACGATGTAGAACAGCTGGTCTGGGATCCGTTTAGCGTTTATAATCCGGTAAAGTTTTTGCTGGATTTAGAGGAAGACAACTGTCACGAAAAAGTCGGTATTTTCGTTAAGGGCTGTGATTCCCGCGGCATTAACCGTTTGCTGCAGGACCGCCGCCTGGAGCGCGACAGCGTAGTGGTTTTCGGCGTGCCCTGCAGCGGCAAAGCCGATGCCGACAAAGTCAGAAGCAACTTTCCGTCTAAGAAGATCAAGGAAGTAACCTTTGACGGCGAAGAGCTGGTAATAAATGTGGATGGTAAGGAAGAGCGTGTGCCGGCGGAAGAATATCTGCTGGATAAGTGCCTAACTTGTCGCCATCCCAACCCGGTGGTCCATGATAAACTGGCCTGGGAAGAAGTGCCCGTCCGCGAAGGGGTGGACGAAATCCGTTTCTCCCGGGTGGAGAATGTGGAAAAGCAGGAATTGGAAGACCGGTATGAATACTGGACACGCCAGTTTGACCGCTGCATCCGCTGCTTTGCCTGCCGCAACACCTGTCCGGCATGTAACTGCCGCACCTGTGTTTTCGACCAGGCGGAGCCCCGCTGGATTGGTAAAGCCAGTGATATGGCCGATACACTGAACTATCATATAATCCGCGCGTTCCATGTGGCGGGCCGCTGCTATGAGTGCGGAGAATGTGAACGGATTTGCCCTGCCGGCATTCCGCTGCAGGAGCTAAACCGTAAGCTGATTAAAGATCTGGATGAATTCTTTGGTGAATACGAAGCAGGCCTGGATCCGGAAGACAACCCGCCGCTGGGCACTTACCGCGGTGAAGATCCGGCCGGTTTTGATGAAAGTTAA
- a CDS encoding 4Fe-4S dicluster domain-containing protein: protein MKKIAKAKLPELWQALSAEAKLYVPAETDGVVNFASWQEGMEVNLDELNVFVPPKKFFFPQTETVLKYEFGDDLQIEDFACKAGENTILFGVRPCDVSSFAMMDKVYLGDPVDEAYRRRREMTTVVALGCGEPDETCFCQSFDIEPGKAPGADVLGVDVGDELVLVAQSEKGEALLTNLNGLLTEATSGDENKLKDAQEKAKEEYVTQVTVDGVMEKLDNMFEDGYWDKLYRRCIACGTCTFVCPTCHCFDVQEYPTGNRGERIRCWDACMFSDFTMMGHGHNPRPTQKERVRQRFMHKLNYFPHQHGDYACVGCGRCVRKCPVNLDILEVINAVGGAEDGM from the coding sequence ATGAAAAAGATTGCTAAAGCAAAACTGCCTGAATTGTGGCAGGCTCTCTCCGCCGAGGCGAAGCTGTACGTCCCCGCAGAAACTGATGGAGTCGTAAACTTTGCTTCCTGGCAGGAAGGTATGGAAGTAAATCTTGACGAGTTAAATGTATTTGTTCCCCCCAAGAAGTTCTTCTTTCCGCAGACCGAGACGGTTTTGAAGTACGAGTTCGGTGATGACCTGCAGATTGAAGATTTCGCCTGCAAGGCGGGGGAAAATACCATTCTCTTTGGTGTGCGTCCCTGTGATGTTTCCAGTTTTGCCATGATGGATAAGGTCTATCTGGGGGATCCGGTGGATGAAGCTTACCGCCGCCGTCGGGAAATGACCACCGTGGTGGCGCTGGGATGCGGCGAGCCTGATGAGACTTGTTTCTGCCAGTCCTTTGACATTGAGCCCGGCAAAGCTCCCGGCGCCGATGTTTTAGGCGTTGACGTGGGAGATGAGTTGGTTTTGGTGGCCCAGTCTGAAAAAGGCGAAGCCCTGCTGACCAATTTAAACGGTCTGCTCACCGAAGCCACTTCCGGCGACGAGAACAAGCTCAAAGATGCCCAGGAGAAGGCTAAAGAAGAATATGTCACCCAAGTCACAGTGGATGGTGTGATGGAGAAGCTGGACAATATGTTCGAAGACGGTTACTGGGATAAGCTTTATAGGCGCTGCATTGCCTGCGGTACCTGTACCTTTGTCTGTCCCACCTGTCACTGCTTCGACGTACAGGAATACCCCACCGGCAACCGCGGTGAGCGGATTCGCTGCTGGGATGCTTGTATGTTCTCCGATTTCACCATGATGGGCCACGGGCATAACCCCCGTCCCACCCAGAAGGAACGGGTAAGACAGCGTTTTATGCATAAGCTGAACTACTTCCCCCATCAGCACGGTGATTACGCCTGTGTGGGCTGTGGCCGTTGCGTCCGCAAATGTCCGGTGAACCTGGATATTCTGGAAGTTATCAATGCGGTAGGAGGTGCGGAAGATGGGATGTAA
- a CDS encoding FAD/NAD(P)-binding protein, with amino-acid sequence MGCNSNPLLPKIGIVKDIRRETSDVKTFTVVTEDGSDFFDYEPGQCAMVSVFPVGEALFSITSSPTRKGFLEFSVKELGTVTKALHQIEPGTKIGIRGPYGKGFPRDFMKGKDILFIAGGIALAPLRSLINYCMDNRDDFGKIDIIYGSRSSDDLIQKVEIFENWPKVRDTDVHLTVDVASDDWDGNVGFVPAFLEELNPDPAGKVTVTCGPPIMIKFVLQSLEKMGYQPENIITTLEMKMKCGVGKCGRCNIGDKYVCKEGPVFSLEQLQQMPPEF; translated from the coding sequence ATGGGATGTAACAGTAATCCGTTGTTGCCCAAGATTGGCATTGTCAAGGACATCCGCCGTGAAACCTCGGATGTAAAAACGTTTACGGTGGTTACCGAGGACGGCAGCGACTTTTTTGACTACGAGCCCGGCCAGTGCGCCATGGTTTCCGTATTTCCCGTAGGTGAAGCGCTGTTTTCCATTACGTCTTCGCCGACCCGCAAAGGGTTTTTGGAATTCAGCGTTAAAGAGCTGGGGACTGTGACCAAAGCATTGCATCAAATCGAGCCCGGTACCAAAATCGGCATCCGCGGACCGTACGGCAAGGGTTTCCCCAGAGACTTCATGAAGGGCAAAGACATTCTCTTTATTGCCGGCGGGATTGCCCTGGCGCCGCTGCGTTCTCTCATTAATTACTGTATGGATAACCGGGACGATTTCGGCAAGATCGATATCATCTATGGCTCCCGGTCTTCAGATGACTTAATCCAGAAAGTTGAAATCTTTGAAAACTGGCCCAAGGTGCGGGATACCGACGTTCATCTCACGGTGGACGTGGCCTCCGACGACTGGGACGGCAACGTAGGCTTTGTGCCCGCCTTTCTGGAAGAATTAAATCCGGACCCGGCAGGCAAGGTTACCGTTACCTGCGGACCGCCCATCATGATTAAGTTCGTTTTGCAGAGCCTGGAAAAGATGGGCTACCAGCCGGAGAACATTATTACCACACTGGAAATGAAGATGAAGTGCGGCGTTGGTAAATGCGGCCGCTGCAACATCGGGGATAAATACGTCTGCAAGGAAGGCCCGGTATTTTCTCTGGAGCAGCTGCAGCAGATGCCTCCCGAATTCTAA
- a CDS encoding class I SAM-dependent methyltransferase has translation MECKVQQPVQQFQDQAEYQALMEGLERSKFHKALILPLIERNTEKIVEIGCGNGVVLDLLAHNFRKSQITGIDLDPVMCDAARKRCLDNVDVLLTGATHLPLADESVDVVIYCSTIHEIYSHGGPHEVDNSLSEAVRVLKPGGSIIIRDTVKPAPEKVRVNFKKDWTRKRFRTFIKDYKVMPARYRQLSDGAVQVELDYFFEYLTKYFYEVGWHKEMDEIYGYFTKEEFRDKLAQHGLKVAKMHSYLLPFFEEKWSKDFSMDAPFPESTVIIKAVKGQ, from the coding sequence ATGGAGTGTAAAGTACAGCAGCCTGTTCAGCAATTTCAGGATCAGGCAGAGTACCAGGCGCTGATGGAGGGCCTGGAGCGCAGTAAATTTCATAAAGCACTTATTTTGCCTTTAATTGAAAGAAACACCGAAAAAATTGTGGAAATCGGCTGCGGTAATGGCGTGGTCTTGGACCTTTTGGCCCATAATTTCCGTAAGAGCCAAATCACCGGCATCGACTTAGACCCGGTAATGTGCGATGCGGCCCGGAAAAGATGTCTGGATAATGTGGACGTGCTCCTGACCGGCGCCACCCATCTGCCTTTGGCCGACGAGTCGGTGGATGTGGTAATCTATTGCAGCACCATTCACGAAATATACTCCCATGGCGGACCGCATGAAGTGGATAACAGCCTGTCCGAGGCGGTGCGGGTGTTAAAACCGGGTGGGAGCATTATTATCCGGGATACGGTAAAGCCGGCCCCGGAAAAAGTGCGGGTTAACTTTAAAAAAGACTGGACCCGGAAGCGTTTTCGCACCTTTATAAAAGACTATAAAGTTATGCCGGCCCGCTACAGACAGTTGTCCGACGGCGCGGTGCAGGTGGAACTGGACTATTTTTTTGAATATCTGACCAAATACTTTTATGAAGTGGGCTGGCACAAAGAAATGGATGAAATCTACGGCTACTTCACCAAGGAAGAGTTCAGGGATAAGCTGGCACAGCACGGTTTGAAGGTGGCCAAAATGCATAGCTACCTGCTGCCGTTTTTTGAAGAAAAATGGTCCAAAGACTTCTCCATGGATGCGCCTTTCCCGGAAAGCACCGTAATCATCAAAGCTGTGAAGGGTCAATAA
- a CDS encoding HAD-IB family phosphatase, with amino-acid sequence MQAVFLTDFDGTVSQDVLLTIFKRFAAPQWEEAMESYKNGQIGSRKLYETVIPTIRVTQQEWHRFLYYHCFVDPGFAKLRDLCRQTATPLAIVSDGLDLYIRRMLKNADMEDVPVYSNRAAFDGDRINIAFPPLPEECPCGACANCKRAVCWQYRQDYPTRTLIYAGDGLSDIKVLEDVDTIYAKGTLAEYCQEQGIAYTRFENFNDIVSDMERILT; translated from the coding sequence ATGCAGGCCGTATTTTTAACCGACTTCGACGGTACCGTCTCTCAGGATGTTTTGTTGACCATTTTTAAGAGGTTTGCCGCACCCCAATGGGAAGAGGCCATGGAAAGTTACAAAAACGGCCAAATAGGTTCCCGTAAGCTTTATGAAACTGTCATTCCCACCATTCGGGTAACACAACAGGAATGGCACAGGTTTCTCTACTATCATTGTTTTGTGGACCCTGGTTTTGCCAAACTAAGAGACCTATGCCGCCAGACCGCCACACCACTGGCCATTGTCAGTGACGGTTTGGACTTATATATCCGCCGGATGCTTAAAAATGCCGACATGGAAGATGTGCCTGTATATTCCAACAGAGCAGCCTTTGACGGTGACCGGATAAACATTGCTTTTCCGCCGCTGCCGGAAGAATGCCCCTGCGGAGCCTGTGCCAACTGCAAGCGCGCCGTTTGCTGGCAGTACAGGCAGGACTATCCCACGCGCACTTTGATTTATGCCGGCGACGGCTTGTCTGATATCAAGGTCCTTGAAGACGTGGATACCATTTATGCCAAAGGCACCTTGGCAGAGTATTGCCAGGAGCAGGGGATTGCCTACACACGGTTTGAGAACTTTAACGACATTGTGTCCGACATGGAACGTATTCTGACTTAA